Within Cyprinus carpio isolate SPL01 chromosome A11, ASM1834038v1, whole genome shotgun sequence, the genomic segment GGAGACCTGCTACAGCAAATATGGCTCTATGTCTATCAAGTCCAAATACTGTCATGAGATGGTAAGATGGGCTCACTGCGGTTTGTGAATGGATGGAATGAAGGAAACTCATATCATAACACATAACGCTTTTTGGTTTTGATTCTAGGCTCTGCGTATAATTCTGCACAGTTTAGATCAGAGAGCAGCTGTGTATCAGCGCTACATTGAACCTCTCTTGAGCGTGAGTGTGGATTTCTACATTCGTGTATTCGTCAGAGTCAAAACAGGCCAGGCGGTGGTAAAAAACTCTGCAAGGTAACACAGAGTTTACTCTGTTTATATAGAGATAAAATAGCTGCTAGTAATCATACATGAAAAATtccagtaagatttatttttttaaagagatgaatagagtaaagatatttataatgttacaaaaaaaatctgtttcaaatagatgctgttttttaacatttcattcatcaaagaatcctcaaaagGAATGAatcctggagtaatggctgctgaaaattcagctttgccatcacaggaataaattgcattttaaaatacattgaaatagcaaacagttattttaaatcgtcataatatttcagaaatttactgattttactatattttcctaaataaatgcagcgtctaagcgtaagagacttctttcaaatatgtaaaaaattgaACAGACCTCAAAcgtttatatgtaaatgtattatgttaTTAGTAAGTCCAGGTATCTGTGTGTTTCACAGTAAGCATGCGCTGCTGTATAACTGTGTCGGCTGTGGTGCGTTTCATCTGCAGAGGATGGGGAAGAAGATGAGCCAAGGCAAACAGTGAGAGTATTTCTACCTCTATGATTGATCTTTCGCGTTTTCTCAGTGCTTCTGTACTATCATTATCATTATGTGTTTCAGTAAGTGTATTAATATGTTTGTTACAGTATGAAGTATTCAGCAGCCACTGGACCACCAGTAGGGCCTAACTGTGAACACTGTAGGCAAAGGCACCAGGTATGAACTATTAATATCTCCTCTTATGTGTATAACAAAGTACAATTTTCCTTTGATGTTTTATTAGTTGGTACTAATATATCATGAATCCCTACCCATACATCTGCTGATTTTAGACACTTCATATCAGTACAGATTTTGGATATGAATCAGACAATACTTGACATTTAATTGTGCTCATcatcatttctttttgtttttacacatacacacacacacacacacacatatatacatgttACAGTACATATTAACCATGAACTTTTAGTCCTTCACCttgttttgatttctttgttcCTGTCTCTGTTTTTGTAGTTGGGCGGTCCCATCTGGGCGGAGCCTATTCATGACATTACATTTGTTCAGAAAGTTCTGGGTGCCGTTTCAGGGAACCCCACCCGCTTCAGAACGTCCAAGCGGATCGAGGGGGTGCTTAGCATGGTGACCGAGGTCAATCATTAATAAACTTCATAGTAAAAATCATCAGCATGATTATAACATGTGAAATGTCTCCAGGCAATAACAGTTTAGGTTCTCTGATTAGCCAATGAGTGCTAATAGTGTGACTTGTGTGTTTCAGGAGCTGCGGGATGTTCCTCTGTATTATGTTTTAGATCATTTGAGCAGCACAGTTCACTGCAACACGCCGCCCATGCTGCAGTTCAGGTAAACTCAAtacaacatattattttttaaattaaaggcatagttcacccacaaatgaaaattgtcatttactcaccctcaagtcattctaaacccataagactttcattcaaCTTCAGAAGactaatgaatatattttataatgaaatccctccattgaaagtcttCTCACCctttatgtgaataaaagcatacatttaatcttttaattgTATAAAGTGATTGTACCTCTTTAGAatacttggattaaactgctcgcttcatatggatttattttacaatttctcTATGAACATTTTGAAGGGTCAAGAGTTTTGGGTCCATAGATTTTCAATGGAGGGTGTCCTCACTTTGTTCTTGTTGTGTAGGTCAGCTCTCCTGCACGCTGGGTACAGAGTGTCTCTCTCTCACGCCTGTAAAAATGCAGTGAAGACCAATGCTCCTGCTGGGGTGTTATGGGATCTCATTCGCTGCTGGGTAAGTGGCCACCATACACTCTTAAGAACCTCTGCTTCATTTTCTAATGTAGTTTCTCTGTTTGTTTATACTTTAGGAAAAGTCCAACCCCGTGAAGAGAGAGCGGTTATCAGAAACCAGTCCTGCTCACCGCATTCTCTCCACAGAGCCAACGTAAGGATCAAATGCCTAATACTGAATTCTTCTGGTTATTTGATATTAAAATCCCTCTTGTGTATATTCCTGTACCTTTTAGTTTAGTTGAActgcagtttaatttagttttagttgaatGTGCAACTTTATTACCGTTAATCTCTCATGTAGTCTTCAGGCCTGCTTTGAAATCAGAGAAGACGCAAACCCTCAATCACGAAAACGTCACCTCACACGCTTCCAGGAGAACCCACAGGCCAACTGGGGACCAAAAGCACGTGCCAAAGCTGGGTGGGTCATACTGCTAATGTGCTTTTGTTAAATCATTGGCAAAATCTTTTAGCTGACCTTAAAAGTGtaaatcatctttttttgtatttagtggAGGAATCTCTTCTGAGCTGGAGGACAAAAGAAAACAGTTTCAGGGTAAAAGAAAGAAACCGATCACAGACTCCTCTCAACTCAAGAGCTTGCCCTGTAAGAAGTTACGAAAGGTATGTCCACTTAACTACAATATAtgtagtgtttttaaaatcatgCGTAGTTGTTGTTACTAAACTAGTCAGTATTTTATTCTTCTATTCTAGAACATGTGATACGATTAATGTATACGATTGATTCATTAATTGTCAGAAGTGTCCTTGATgataaattaaagcaataatttatacatattaaatCACAACAGCTGTTTTTCCTAGCAAAgctgatgtgttttctttctttattaggGAACATGTACATATGGAGACAAATGCTGTTATTCGCATGAACTTAAGCAAGAAACTAATGAGGAAAAGATGGACTAATTGGTTTTCTTATTACCGGATAAACCTCACATGTGTCTTGATGTGTACAGATTTGCACCTAATGTTTGTTTTACGTCAATTGGAATTGTGCGATGCAAGTTTAAATTTTCTGGCGATGCATAGACACATATTCTCTGAAATCGTTTTACcctaaattttaacttttttttttttttttgcttgccaaataaataagtgaatgCTTGTTTTTCTATTCAGCATGAGCAAGACACATCATGTAtcagttaaaaacagtttattgttgatcattaaatttattccacagttaattcatttaaaaaaaaaaaaagtgtaattttcatATGAAAGGCACAGtagaaaaaatacaatcaaattatTGCACAAATGAATATTAGGAGATCTGTGTCTACATGATGCCCATTTGGCCAGTGGCTAACCAAAGTAGAGCCCAAGAGATAAATGCAAGAAATTTAAAAACTTGAAATTCTTGTGGATCATATATATCCTTATGAAAAATGCACAGTGATGTGTGAAGAATATCCATATCctaattttaaaaaagacaaaaaaaaaaccccgattGATAGATTTTTGGTCCCTAGAACCAGTTCTAGTTGGATGATGCAGTGTAGATGAGCTCTTAATGAATCAGTGTCAAGTTTGGATGCTCCACTGCTACACTCTGATTTGCTCTTGCGGTGATCTATAGGTTGTCAGTTCTACAGCTGTCGTACTCGTAACAAGAAAGTGCGGATCTCCATTGGGTTCAGTGTCACTTCCCATGGTGAGGGGTCTTTGGCACTGAGAGGAAGTGGCTTTGATGTCTTTTCTGAAAGacaaacacatcaaaaacattatttatatctgagaaataatttttttaaaaattagagaAATTAACAATTGTTACCTGCATTCCACTGCAAGCGGTCCATGTCCTCTTTCCACTGATTTGCCCCTAGACTCATCTCAGACGCTCCGAGCACATCGAGAGTAGAAAACAGCTTCTGCACACACAAAGTTTagcaatattaaaatgattcattatcagtttttctaatttaatataagcAATAAGGCAATCAAGAGTAAGCGGACTACATTCACAACAGGTAATCCACTGCTTTAAGTGTCCTAttgctatttataaaaaaaaaaaatacttatataaaaattttaaggtcaaaaatttgtattaaaacaattaattattcacGTCATGTCAGATCCTATCACCTTTAGACTCCAAAGAGATTCCATTGGATGAGAATCCTGATTATAAATTACCGAAAAATCACTTTCTGGTGTATATCTTAGATGGAAATCCTGTTAActaatgtcttttaaattactTTGATTACATTATTGAAGCTAAAAGCTTTCAGTTGCACTTTGTTTTCAGTTAGCAACAGATTATCCAACCAGCTTAGCACAGTGCTAAATGCATAAGAAAGATCTTTTACAACAACTTGTCAGGATTCTGGAGGGCGAAAGGATCTTGCATGACAGCAGATCTGTCATATTTATTAAGGAGAACCGTTTTTGGATGTTTGTTCAGAGAATTTAATATACAGCCCTTAGTCCCTGTGAAACACAATTAGTATTTGACTGCAGCAGGATTGACTTATTTTGTTAGTGGGAAtgaaaaatgagtgttacctGTAGGTTGACTGTAACAGGCTGCGAGTGTGTTTTGCTCTCTTTGGCTTGGTACTGATGTTCCAGTCTAATCAGAACCGTGTCTTCATCCCACTGAGACAGTGTCAACAGGTGAACAGCAGGGGGCAGATCAGTCTGAAGCCCAGAGAACTATGGGAAAGAGGGAATGATTAATTACTCCTTCAGTCATCTCCAGAGTTTAAGCTCATAATAAGAATCTAGTTCACTTCATCCGTCCATTGACCCTCTACAAACCTCCAGTTTAGTGTTGGCCGAAGGTGTGCTGTCCTGGAAGGAGAGCAGGGGTTGGAGCACCATACCCTGTGCGAGGGGTCTGTGGACATCTGCGGCTGTGTCTGGTGGAGTGAAGGTCAGCAGCAGACGCCCTCGGGCAACTAAACCATCAGAAAAGTCTCCCGGCTCAGAAAGAGGCTCTCCCACCCCCCTATAATCATCATACAGCAGTCTCCTGTGCAGCTGAGAGAGAGCTGTTGATTAGCTGTTAGCATATTGAGACCATAtcacaattaataatataaataatattcctatattattgcaaaacaatatataaaaaaatattttaatatggtgTCCTAAAGGAAGCTTCTTAATATATATGAACATGAGactaagaataaaaatgtaaataaatataaattcataaatttaattatacat encodes:
- the LOC109058722 gene encoding tRNA (guanine(26)-N(2))-dimethyltransferase-like isoform X1, with the protein product MSPRTILQVSFRCIGLSLAFPKKRKSFLQSLTTGQSVFRTFRMDRKKEPEESQDTSSAGADSAPTAVPVEDTNPSSSTESGQTSSTEPGLLAGETVVREGKAAILFPSANEVFYNPVQEFNRDLTCAVITEFAREQLAQRGVRILVPGERDRVVVRLSEEKNGTEDQEASEQPEKEQQYEEEGGKKEYITASVGERCEQGLRVLEGLAASGLRSVRFALEVPGLKSITANDYSAKAAALIARNAQHNNVSHILQASQRDASMVMYEARGKKERYDVIDLDPYGSPSPFLDAAVQAVSEGGLLCITCTDMAVMAGNSGETCYSKYGSMSIKSKYCHEMALRIILHSLDQRAAVYQRYIEPLLSVSVDFYIRVFVRVKTGQAVVKNSASKHALLYNCVGCGAFHLQRMGKKMSQGKHMKYSAATGPPVGPNCEHCRQRHQLGGPIWAEPIHDITFVQKVLGAVSGNPTRFRTSKRIEGVLSMVTEELRDVPLYYVLDHLSSTVHCNTPPMLQFRSALLHAGYRVSLSHACKNAVKTNAPAGVLWDLIRCWEKSNPVKRERLSETSPAHRILSTEPTLQACFEIREDANPQSRKRHLTRFQENPQANWGPKARAKAGGGISSELEDKRKQFQGKRKKPITDSSQLKSLPCKKLRKGTCTYGDKCCYSHELKQETNEEKMD
- the LOC109058722 gene encoding tRNA (guanine(26)-N(2))-dimethyltransferase-like isoform X2, with product MSPRTILQSLTTGQSVFRTFRMDRKKEPEESQDTSSAGADSAPTAVPVEDTNPSSSTESGQTSSTEPGLLAGETVVREGKAAILFPSANEVFYNPVQEFNRDLTCAVITEFAREQLAQRGVRILVPGERDRVVVRLSEEKNGTEDQEASEQPEKEQQYEEEGGKKEYITASVGERCEQGLRVLEGLAASGLRSVRFALEVPGLKSITANDYSAKAAALIARNAQHNNVSHILQASQRDASMVMYEARGKKERYDVIDLDPYGSPSPFLDAAVQAVSEGGLLCITCTDMAVMAGNSGETCYSKYGSMSIKSKYCHEMALRIILHSLDQRAAVYQRYIEPLLSVSVDFYIRVFVRVKTGQAVVKNSASKHALLYNCVGCGAFHLQRMGKKMSQGKHMKYSAATGPPVGPNCEHCRQRHQLGGPIWAEPIHDITFVQKVLGAVSGNPTRFRTSKRIEGVLSMVTEELRDVPLYYVLDHLSSTVHCNTPPMLQFRSALLHAGYRVSLSHACKNAVKTNAPAGVLWDLIRCWEKSNPVKRERLSETSPAHRILSTEPTLQACFEIREDANPQSRKRHLTRFQENPQANWGPKARAKAGGGISSELEDKRKQFQGKRKKPITDSSQLKSLPCKKLRKGTCTYGDKCCYSHELKQETNEEKMD
- the LOC109058722 gene encoding tRNA (guanine(26)-N(2))-dimethyltransferase-like isoform X3 yields the protein MDRKKEPEESQDTSSAGADSAPTAVPVEDTNPSSSTESGQTSSTEPGLLAGETVVREGKAAILFPSANEVFYNPVQEFNRDLTCAVITEFAREQLAQRGVRILVPGERDRVVVRLSEEKNGTEDQEASEQPEKEQQYEEEGGKKEYITASVGERCEQGLRVLEGLAASGLRSVRFALEVPGLKSITANDYSAKAAALIARNAQHNNVSHILQASQRDASMVMYEARGKKERYDVIDLDPYGSPSPFLDAAVQAVSEGGLLCITCTDMAVMAGNSGETCYSKYGSMSIKSKYCHEMALRIILHSLDQRAAVYQRYIEPLLSVSVDFYIRVFVRVKTGQAVVKNSASKHALLYNCVGCGAFHLQRMGKKMSQGKHMKYSAATGPPVGPNCEHCRQRHQLGGPIWAEPIHDITFVQKVLGAVSGNPTRFRTSKRIEGVLSMVTEELRDVPLYYVLDHLSSTVHCNTPPMLQFRSALLHAGYRVSLSHACKNAVKTNAPAGVLWDLIRCWEKSNPVKRERLSETSPAHRILSTEPTLQACFEIREDANPQSRKRHLTRFQENPQANWGPKARAKAGGGISSELEDKRKQFQGKRKKPITDSSQLKSLPCKKLRKGTCTYGDKCCYSHELKQETNEEKMD